The proteins below come from a single Pararge aegeria chromosome 23, ilParAegt1.1, whole genome shotgun sequence genomic window:
- the LOC120634131 gene encoding uncharacterized protein LOC120634131, which yields QANLNHCARAQDLLIQHMAEWQIQVATAAEPYFIPTQSNWAGDVEGSVAVVVPAHGIPLVPQRSGPGFVAVVWGEVTLIGVYFSPNKPLSAFEAYLRSLEPVVRGAAPTQVILMGDLNAKSAAWGSPITDLRGVE from the coding sequence accactgcgcccgtgcccaggacctcctgatacaacacatggcggagtggcagattcaagtggcgacagccgccgagccctacttcatccctactcaatcaaattgggctggtgacgtcgagggatcggtggctgttgtggtgccggcacatggaattccactggttccacaacgcagcggaccagggtttgtagcggtcgtgtggggggaggtgacactaattggagtatacttctccccaaacaaacccctgtctgccttcgaggcttatcttagaagtctggagccagtggtgagaggtgcggccccgacccaggtaatcctgatgggggacctaaatgcgaagtctgcggcgtggggatcccccataacagatctgaggggagttgag